A single genomic interval of Bradyrhizobium sp. AZCC 1693 harbors:
- a CDS encoding cytochrome c oxidase subunit 3, which translates to MSAIVLFMAVVAVIVGWWLSQQRLTAKPWLEEGAIGDFPGTDAMTWPAAKIGLGVFLAVAGSLFALFISAYSMRMNMVDWRTLPVPGLLWVNTGVLVLSSVALQWAYMAARRDNMDGVIVGLCAGGASAVTFLVGQLLAWQQLRAAGYFVASNPANSFFYMITAAHGLHLMGGLVALGGTTAKVWRGAEMPQVRLSVELCAIYWHFLLLVWLVLLGLLTGWTDDFVDICRRLLS; encoded by the coding sequence GTGAGCGCCATTGTGCTGTTCATGGCGGTGGTCGCGGTCATCGTCGGATGGTGGCTCTCGCAGCAACGGCTGACGGCCAAGCCCTGGCTGGAAGAAGGTGCGATTGGTGACTTCCCCGGCACGGACGCGATGACCTGGCCCGCAGCGAAGATCGGACTGGGCGTATTTCTCGCCGTCGCCGGCTCGCTGTTCGCGCTCTTCATCAGCGCTTACTCCATGCGCATGAACATGGTGGACTGGCGGACACTGCCCGTGCCAGGGCTGCTGTGGGTCAACACCGGCGTCCTGGTCTTGAGCAGTGTCGCGCTGCAATGGGCATACATGGCCGCGCGCCGGGACAACATGGACGGTGTAATCGTCGGCCTGTGCGCAGGAGGCGCATCCGCCGTTACATTCCTGGTGGGGCAATTGTTGGCGTGGCAACAGCTGAGGGCCGCGGGCTATTTCGTGGCGTCCAATCCAGCCAATTCCTTCTTCTACATGATCACCGCGGCGCACGGGTTGCACCTGATGGGCGGCCTGGTGGCGCTCGGCGGAACGACTGCCAAGGTGTGGCGTGGCGCCGAGATGCCCCAGGTGCGCCTGAGCGTGGAGCTCTGCGCCATCTACTGGCACTTCCTGCTGTTGGTCTGGCTGGTCTTGCTTGGTCTGTTGACGGGCTGGACGGACGATTTCGTCGACATCTGTCGGCGGTTGCTCAGTTAG
- a CDS encoding heme-copper oxidase subunit III family protein translates to MAGTLLTNPGESPARAAGWQGIAADWSSDQRAFKNVSWGKAMMWIFLLSDTFIFSCFLLSYMTARMSTTVPWPNPSQVFALEIAGHHIPLILIAIMTFILISSSGTMAMAVNFGYRRDRVRTAILMLVTAAFGATFVGMQAFEWTKLIMEGVRPWENPWGAAQFGSSFFMITGFHGTHVTIGVIFLIAIARKVWRGDFDVERRGFFTSRKGHYEIVEITGLYWHFVDLVWVFIFAFFYLW, encoded by the coding sequence ATGGCAGGGACTTTGCTGACAAACCCTGGAGAATCGCCTGCGCGGGCTGCCGGCTGGCAAGGCATTGCTGCCGACTGGTCCTCGGATCAGCGCGCATTCAAGAATGTCTCCTGGGGGAAGGCCATGATGTGGATCTTCCTCCTGAGCGACACCTTCATCTTCAGTTGCTTCCTGCTCTCCTACATGACCGCGCGAATGTCCACGACCGTGCCGTGGCCGAATCCTAGTCAGGTGTTCGCTCTCGAGATTGCGGGGCACCATATCCCCCTCATCCTGATCGCCATCATGACCTTCATCCTGATCAGCAGCAGCGGGACGATGGCGATGGCCGTCAATTTCGGCTACCGCCGCGATCGCGTCAGAACCGCCATCTTGATGCTGGTCACGGCGGCATTTGGCGCAACCTTCGTCGGAATGCAGGCGTTCGAATGGACCAAGCTGATCATGGAGGGCGTCCGGCCCTGGGAAAACCCGTGGGGCGCGGCGCAGTTTGGTTCAAGCTTCTTCATGATCACCGGCTTCCACGGCACCCACGTGACGATCGGCGTGATTTTCCTGATCGCGATTGCGCGAAAGGTCTGGCGGGGCGACTTCGATGTCGAAAGACGCGGCTTTTTCACGAGCCGGAAAGGCCATTACGAGATTGTCGAAATTACCGGACTGTACTGGCACTTCGTCGATCTGGTGTGGGTGTTCATCTTTGCCTTCTTTTATCTCTGGTGA
- a CDS encoding cytochrome C oxidase subunit IV family protein, which produces MTNVATYAEVQQPSLHTHVHEAVAAAATHTKGQQHPIKLYLVVWGWLFVLSTGSYLVDYFGLHGYLRWSLILLFMVLKAGLIVAVFMHMAWERLALAYAILLPPVLVLVFVAIMVFESEYTHLIRVLFFTSPT; this is translated from the coding sequence ATGACAAACGTGGCAACCTATGCAGAAGTCCAACAACCTTCGCTTCACACTCATGTGCATGAGGCAGTCGCGGCTGCAGCCACGCACACAAAGGGGCAGCAGCACCCGATCAAGCTCTATCTCGTGGTCTGGGGATGGTTGTTCGTCCTCAGCACCGGCTCCTATCTCGTCGACTATTTTGGCCTGCACGGCTATCTCAGGTGGTCGCTGATCCTGCTGTTCATGGTGCTGAAGGCCGGATTGATCGTCGCCGTCTTCATGCACATGGCATGGGAGCGGCTGGCGCTCGCCTATGCCATCCTGCTGCCGCCGGTGCTGGTGCTGGTGTTCGTCGCCATCATGGTGTTCGAATCCGAGTACACGCACCTCATCCGTGTCCTGTTCTTCACGTCACCGACTTAG
- a CDS encoding GYD domain-containing protein, which produces MTTYVMLANWTDQGIQKVKDSPRRLDTAKKALKDMGGEFKLFFLTMGDYDMVAIYEAPDDAVAARFNLQLGMLGNIRTRTLKAFPEAAYREVINSLG; this is translated from the coding sequence ATGACCACATACGTCATGCTCGCAAACTGGACCGACCAGGGCATCCAGAAGGTAAAGGACTCGCCTCGTCGTCTGGATACAGCCAAGAAGGCGCTCAAGGATATGGGCGGCGAGTTCAAGCTCTTCTTCCTTACCATGGGCGACTACGACATGGTCGCGATCTACGAAGCTCCTGACGATGCTGTGGCGGCGCGTTTCAATCTGCAGCTGGGCATGCTGGGAAACATCCGGACACGCACGCTGAAAGCGTTTCCTGAAGCCGCCTATCGGGAAGTCATCAACTCGCTGGGCTAG
- a CDS encoding c-type cytochrome — protein MRSFILVLGAGIFTIVPGYAQDAASGEKIFVQCKACHQIGENAKNAVGPVLNGLFGRKAGTIEGYSYSPANKNSGITWDEATFREYIKDPKAKVPGTKMTFPGLKDPKQIDDIVAYLKQFDATGKKAGIVPAGSKLAKVQ, from the coding sequence ATGCGCAGTTTCATTCTCGTGCTCGGAGCCGGAATCTTCACAATCGTTCCTGGGTATGCCCAGGATGCGGCTTCCGGCGAGAAGATTTTCGTCCAATGCAAGGCGTGTCACCAGATCGGCGAGAACGCAAAGAACGCAGTTGGCCCGGTGCTCAATGGGCTTTTCGGGCGCAAGGCCGGGACGATTGAAGGCTACAGCTATTCACCCGCGAACAAGAATTCCGGAATCACCTGGGATGAAGCAACCTTCCGCGAATACATCAAGGATCCGAAAGCCAAGGTGCCCGGCACCAAAATGACTTTTCCAGGCTTGAAAGATCCAAAGCAGATTGACGACATCGTCGCCTACCTCAAGCAGTTCGATGCGACGGGAAAGAAGGCGGGGATTGTCCCTGCCGGAAGCAAGCTCGCAAAGGTCCAGTAA
- a CDS encoding heme o synthase, translating into MQINRSILIRGSYANIGDYVALTKPRVMSLVVFTALVGLMVAPGGIDPFAGIVALFCIAAGAGAAGALNMWYDADIDALMARTAMRPVPSGRVSRSEALFFGLTLGTFAVLGLGTFLNMAAAALLAFTIFFYVVVYTMWLKRRTPQNIVIGGAAGALPPVIGWAAAAGNVGLEPLILFLIIFLWTPPHFWALSLNLAGEYARAGVPMLPVVAGRAETKRQIVLYSVVLAAVSLLPWALGFAGAIYGAAAAMLGAIMIFLSWQVRRSNDRERQPARRLFVFSLLYLVLLFGVLLMNAVPYVQPL; encoded by the coding sequence ATGCAAATCAATCGTTCAATTCTCATTCGCGGGAGCTATGCCAACATCGGGGACTATGTCGCGCTGACGAAACCGCGCGTTATGTCGCTGGTCGTCTTTACCGCACTGGTCGGTCTCATGGTCGCGCCGGGCGGCATCGATCCTTTTGCCGGTATCGTTGCTCTTTTTTGCATAGCTGCCGGAGCTGGCGCCGCAGGTGCGCTCAATATGTGGTACGACGCCGACATCGATGCGTTGATGGCGCGCACCGCCATGCGTCCAGTTCCCAGCGGCCGTGTATCGCGCTCGGAAGCATTGTTTTTCGGACTGACGCTTGGCACGTTCGCCGTTCTAGGCCTCGGCACTTTCCTGAACATGGCCGCGGCTGCGCTGCTTGCTTTCACAATTTTCTTCTATGTCGTCGTCTACACGATGTGGCTCAAGCGCCGAACACCGCAAAATATCGTCATTGGCGGCGCGGCTGGCGCACTCCCTCCGGTGATCGGCTGGGCTGCGGCCGCCGGAAATGTTGGGCTCGAGCCGCTCATCCTGTTCCTGATCATTTTCCTTTGGACGCCACCCCATTTCTGGGCACTGTCGCTCAATCTTGCTGGAGAATATGCCCGCGCCGGGGTGCCGATGTTGCCGGTCGTAGCCGGCCGGGCCGAAACAAAGCGCCAGATTGTTCTCTATAGCGTTGTTCTGGCTGCTGTCTCGCTGCTGCCCTGGGCATTGGGGTTCGCGGGGGCGATCTATGGCGCGGCTGCGGCGATGCTCGGAGCGATCATGATTTTTCTCTCATGGCAAGTACGTCGGAGCAATGACAGGGAAAGGCAGCCTGCGCGTCGCCTGTTCGTGTTTTCCTTGCTCTATCTGGTCCTTCTTTTTGGTGTGCTGTTGATGAATGCCGTACCCTACGTTCAGCCCCTCTGA
- a CDS encoding prephenate/arogenate dehydrogenase family protein, producing the protein MNATPIFRRVALIGFGLIGGSIARAARAQGLASEIVTTARSEKTRARVIELGIVDHVLETNAEAVRDADLVILCIPVGACGPVAQEIAPFLKAGAIVSDVGSVKGAIVREMAPHLPANVHFVPAHPVAGTEHSGPDSGFAELFINRWCILTPPDGADPMAVETLRAFWAGMGAKVEIMTPDHHDLVLAITSHLPHLIAYTIVGTADELAQVTSSEVIKFSAGGFRDFTRIAASDPTMWRDVFLNNKEAVLEMLGTFNEDLSKLTRAIRRNDGEALFEHFTRTRAIRRGIVEIGQDSAAPDFGRPHPPLGKKAD; encoded by the coding sequence GTGAACGCGACACCGATCTTCCGACGCGTCGCGCTGATCGGCTTCGGCCTGATCGGCGGCTCGATTGCGCGCGCGGCGCGGGCCCAGGGGCTCGCCAGCGAAATCGTCACCACCGCACGCTCGGAGAAGACCCGCGCGCGGGTGATCGAACTCGGCATCGTCGACCACGTGCTGGAGACCAATGCGGAAGCCGTCAGGGATGCCGACCTCGTGATCCTCTGTATTCCGGTCGGCGCCTGCGGTCCGGTCGCGCAGGAGATCGCGCCTTTTCTCAAAGCCGGTGCGATCGTCTCTGACGTCGGCTCGGTCAAGGGCGCGATCGTCCGCGAGATGGCGCCGCATCTGCCGGCGAACGTTCATTTCGTCCCCGCCCATCCGGTCGCCGGCACCGAGCATTCCGGGCCTGATTCCGGCTTCGCCGAACTGTTCATCAACCGCTGGTGCATCCTCACGCCGCCCGATGGCGCCGATCCCATGGCGGTCGAAACGTTGCGGGCGTTCTGGGCCGGCATGGGCGCCAAGGTCGAGATCATGACGCCCGATCATCATGATCTGGTGCTGGCGATCACGAGCCATCTGCCGCATCTGATCGCCTACACCATCGTCGGCACCGCCGATGAGCTCGCGCAAGTGACGTCGTCGGAAGTGATAAAATTCTCCGCCGGCGGCTTTCGCGATTTCACCCGCATCGCGGCTTCCGATCCCACGATGTGGCGCGACGTGTTCCTCAACAACAAGGAAGCCGTGCTGGAAATGCTCGGCACCTTCAACGAGGATCTGTCAAAACTCACGCGCGCGATCCGCCGCAATGACGGCGAAGCGCTGTTCGAGCATTTCACCCGTACCCGCGCCATCCGCCGCGGCATCGTCGAGATCGGCCAGGATTCGGCGGCGCCGGATTTCGGCCGGCCGCATCCGCCGCTGGGGAAGAAGGCGGACTAG
- the hisC gene encoding histidinol-phosphate transaminase encodes MNRPVPNPGILDIAPYTPGKTPVPEPGRKVFKLSANETPFGPSPKAIEVYKQAAAHLEDYPEGTSRVLREAIGRAYGLDPNRIICGAGSDEILNLLAHTYLSHGDEAISTTHGFLVYPIATMANGAKNVIAPETDFTADVDAILARVTPRTKLVWLANPNNPTGTYVPFDEVKRLRAGLPAHVLLVLDAAYSDYVSRNDYELGLELVATTENTVMTHTFSKIHGLAALRIGWMFGPANIIDAVNRIRGPFNVSTPAMLAAVAAIEDTAHVQMSKAFTEQWRNWLIEEIGKLGLKVTPSVANFVLIHFPQEKGKTSVDADVFLTKRGLVLRALNNYGLPHALRMTIGTEEANRLVVDALRDFMAATK; translated from the coding sequence ATGAACCGCCCCGTGCCGAATCCCGGCATTCTCGATATTGCGCCCTATACGCCCGGCAAGACGCCGGTGCCGGAGCCGGGCCGCAAGGTGTTCAAGCTGTCCGCCAACGAGACCCCGTTCGGGCCGTCGCCGAAGGCGATCGAAGTCTACAAGCAGGCGGCGGCGCATCTGGAGGACTATCCGGAAGGCACCTCGCGGGTGCTGCGTGAGGCGATCGGCCGCGCCTATGGGCTCGATCCGAACCGCATCATCTGCGGCGCCGGCTCGGACGAAATCCTCAATCTGCTGGCGCACACCTATCTCAGCCATGGCGACGAGGCGATCTCCACCACCCATGGTTTTCTGGTGTATCCGATCGCCACGATGGCGAATGGCGCCAAAAACGTCATTGCGCCGGAGACCGACTTCACCGCCGACGTCGACGCCATCCTCGCGCGCGTCACGCCGCGCACAAAACTGGTGTGGCTGGCCAACCCGAACAACCCGACCGGGACATACGTGCCGTTCGACGAGGTCAAGCGGCTGCGCGCCGGGTTGCCTGCGCATGTGCTGCTGGTGCTGGACGCCGCCTATTCCGACTACGTGTCGCGCAACGATTACGAGCTCGGCTTAGAGCTGGTGGCGACCACCGAAAACACCGTGATGACGCATACGTTTTCCAAGATTCACGGGCTGGCGGCGTTGCGGATCGGCTGGATGTTCGGTCCCGCCAACATCATCGACGCGGTCAACCGTATCCGCGGGCCGTTCAACGTCTCGACGCCGGCGATGCTGGCGGCGGTCGCCGCAATCGAGGACACCGCGCATGTCCAGATGTCAAAGGCGTTCACCGAGCAGTGGCGCAACTGGCTGATCGAGGAGATTGGCAAGCTCGGGCTGAAGGTGACGCCGAGCGTGGCGAATTTCGTGCTGATCCACTTCCCGCAGGAGAAAGGCAAGACGTCGGTGGACGCGGACGTATTTCTGACCAAACGAGGTCTGGTGCTGCGGGCGCTGAACAATTACGGCCTGCCGCATGCCCTACGCATGACCATCGGCACCGAGGAGGCCAATCGCCTCGTCGTCGATGCCTTGCGCGACTTCATGGCGGCCACCAAGTGA
- a CDS encoding chorismate mutase, which translates to MSKAPSKAPSKAPPAPPSLQELRKEIDAIDEQVHRLLMARGDIIDRLIQVKQTQEVGSAFRPAREAGMMRQLVQRHRGILPLDTIESIWRVIISTFTYVQAPFAVHADVSVGEPAMRDSARFHFGFVVPYVGHFSAQAAVEAVAKSKGDLALVSAISSRTPWWLALETDGAPKIIARLPFLERADHPAALPVFVISRVADDAMVTEVQMWSVRVAGWNADIARALAPLAEIVAVPDTAFDGAALLVSDAGTGFDKIKTALIKAGASVRSSALVGSHATRYTVPPNGAARS; encoded by the coding sequence ATGTCCAAGGCACCGTCGAAGGCACCGTCCAAGGCCCCCCCGGCCCCGCCCTCGCTGCAGGAATTGCGCAAGGAAATCGATGCGATCGACGAGCAGGTCCATCGCCTCCTGATGGCGCGCGGCGACATCATCGACCGGCTGATCCAGGTGAAGCAGACCCAGGAAGTCGGCTCCGCGTTCCGCCCGGCGCGCGAGGCCGGCATGATGCGGCAGCTGGTGCAGCGCCATCGCGGCATCCTGCCGCTCGACACCATCGAGAGCATCTGGCGCGTCATCATCTCGACCTTCACCTATGTCCAGGCGCCGTTCGCGGTGCATGCGGATGTCTCGGTCGGCGAGCCCGCGATGCGGGATTCGGCGCGCTTTCACTTCGGCTTCGTCGTGCCTTATGTCGGCCATTTCAGCGCACAGGCCGCGGTGGAAGCGGTGGCGAAATCGAAGGGCGATCTGGCGCTGGTGTCGGCGATATCGAGCCGCACGCCATGGTGGCTCGCGCTGGAAACGGACGGCGCGCCAAAGATCATCGCGCGGCTGCCGTTCCTCGAACGCGCCGATCATCCGGCGGCGCTTCCGGTGTTCGTGATCTCGCGGGTCGCCGACGACGCCATGGTGACGGAGGTCCAGATGTGGAGCGTGCGCGTCGCCGGCTGGAACGCCGATATCGCTCGCGCGCTGGCGCCGCTCGCCGAAATCGTCGCCGTGCCCGATACCGCCTTCGACGGCGCGGCCCTTCTGGTGTCGGATGCCGGCACCGGCTTCGACAAGATCAAGACCGCGCTGATCAAGGCCGGCGCCTCGGTGCGCTCGTCGGCTCTCGTCGGCAGCCACGCAACGCGCTATACGGTGCCCCCGAACGGGGCAGCCAGGTCCTAA
- the metX gene encoding homoserine O-acetyltransferase MetX encodes MTNVHSLPSPSILNEDRAHEADHPTSLVAKFGAEQPLKLDCGIDLAPFQIAYQTYGELNADRSNAILICHALTLDQHVANVHPLTGKAGWWEIMVGPGRPLDTDRYFIICANVIGGCMGSTGPASTNPATGRAWGLDFPVITIPDMVRAQAMLLDRLGIETLLCVTGGSMGGMQVLQWTAAFPERVFSALPVACSTRHSAQNIAFHELGRQAVMADPDWHHGRYFERSTHPHRGLAVARMAGHITYLSDAALHRKFGRRMQDRELPTFSFDADFQVESYLRYQGSSFVERFDANSYLYLTRAMDYFDIAADHSGVLAQAFLGIKTRFCVVSFTSDWLFPTSESRALVHALNASSARVSFAEIETDRGHDAFLLDVPEFFDIARAFLESAGKARGLSNGAGG; translated from the coding sequence ATGACAAACGTGCATTCGTTACCGAGCCCGTCGATCCTCAACGAGGATCGCGCCCATGAGGCCGATCATCCGACGTCGCTGGTGGCGAAGTTCGGCGCCGAGCAGCCCTTGAAGCTCGATTGCGGCATCGATCTCGCACCGTTCCAGATCGCCTATCAGACCTATGGCGAACTGAACGCCGACCGCTCCAACGCCATTCTGATCTGCCATGCGCTGACGCTGGATCAGCACGTCGCCAATGTGCATCCTTTGACCGGCAAGGCCGGCTGGTGGGAGATCATGGTCGGTCCCGGCCGTCCGCTCGATACCGACAGATACTTCATCATCTGCGCGAATGTGATCGGCGGCTGCATGGGATCGACGGGGCCGGCCTCGACCAATCCGGCCACCGGCAGGGCCTGGGGGCTGGATTTTCCTGTCATCACCATCCCCGATATGGTCCGCGCGCAGGCCATGCTGCTCGATCGGCTGGGCATCGAAACATTGCTGTGCGTGACCGGCGGATCGATGGGCGGCATGCAGGTGCTGCAATGGACCGCCGCCTTTCCGGAGCGCGTGTTCTCGGCGCTGCCGGTCGCCTGCTCGACGCGCCATTCGGCGCAAAACATTGCGTTTCATGAACTCGGCCGGCAGGCCGTGATGGCCGATCCGGACTGGCATCATGGGCGCTATTTCGAACGCAGCACCCATCCGCATCGTGGATTGGCCGTGGCGCGGATGGCCGGGCACATCACCTATCTCTCCGACGCCGCGCTGCATCGCAAGTTCGGACGGCGGATGCAGGACCGCGAGCTGCCGACCTTCTCGTTCGACGCGGATTTCCAGGTCGAAAGCTATCTGCGTTATCAAGGCTCGTCCTTTGTCGAGCGTTTCGATGCCAACAGCTATCTCTATCTGACGCGCGCGATGGACTATTTCGATATCGCCGCCGACCACAGTGGCGTGCTGGCGCAGGCGTTTCTCGGCATCAAGACCCGCTTCTGCGTGGTGTCGTTCACCTCGGACTGGCTGTTCCCGACCTCGGAATCGCGGGCGCTGGTGCACGCGCTGAACGCGTCGAGCGCGCGGGTGTCGTTCGCCGAGATCGAAACCGATCGCGGCCACGACGCCTTCCTGCTCGACGTGCCGGAGTTCTTCGACATTGCACGCGCCTTCCTGGAATCCGCCGGCAAGGCGCGTGGGCTCTCCAACGGTGCGGGCGGTTGA
- the metW gene encoding methionine biosynthesis protein MetW, which translates to MAVQEPALPLGGIAPDRTGKYRTDHLLVADMIGRGSKVLDVGCGDGELLQLLESRGIDGRGIELSREGVNRCVARGLAVVQGDADTDLVNYPDDAFDYVILSQTLQATRQPKVVLENLLRIGRRAVVSFPNFGFWKMRLQLLVGGHMPRTENLPATWYDTANIHFCTIKDFVELCDEINVKMERAVALDLYGRPVPLTLPWWVWNMFGEQGVFLLSRGGVGK; encoded by the coding sequence ATGGCGGTTCAGGAACCGGCCTTGCCGCTCGGCGGCATAGCGCCCGATCGCACCGGCAAGTATCGCACCGATCACCTCCTGGTCGCCGACATGATCGGGCGCGGCTCGAAGGTGCTCGACGTCGGCTGTGGCGATGGCGAGTTGCTGCAGCTCCTGGAGAGCCGCGGCATCGATGGCCGCGGCATCGAGCTGTCGCGCGAGGGCGTCAACCGTTGCGTCGCCAGGGGGCTCGCCGTGGTGCAGGGCGACGCCGACACCGACCTCGTCAATTATCCCGATGACGCCTTCGACTACGTGATCCTGTCGCAGACGCTGCAGGCGACGCGGCAGCCGAAGGTCGTGCTGGAGAATCTCCTGCGGATCGGCCGGCGCGCCGTTGTCTCGTTTCCGAACTTCGGCTTCTGGAAGATGCGGCTGCAGCTCCTCGTCGGCGGCCACATGCCGCGCACGGAGAATCTGCCGGCGACCTGGTATGACACGGCCAATATCCACTTCTGCACCATCAAGGATTTCGTCGAGCTGTGCGACGAGATCAACGTCAAGATGGAGCGCGCCGTAGCGCTCGATCTCTACGGCCGCCCGGTGCCGCTGACCCTGCCCTGGTGGGTCTGGAACATGTTCGGCGAGCAGGGTGTGTTTCTGCTGAGTAGGGGCGGGGTGGGGAAGTGA
- a CDS encoding alpha/beta fold hydrolase: MPHAVAKDSAKDSVHLHYEEAGSGTPIIFLHEFAADHTNWEPQMRYFSRGHRCITYSARGYTPSDVPPDAAVYTYKHFYTDALAVLDHLGIVKAHFVGLSMGSYSSLQVGLNAPERALSMTLAAVGSGSELENLDAFRAQCRANAEQYEAIGSVEVAKVTREAPSRIPFLLKDPRGHADFYAALARHDAKGSANTMRSFQGRRPSIYTMTDAIRRVPTPALILCGDEDDSCVGPSLFLKKHLPAAGLSFFPKSGHVLNLEEPALFNEMVERFIALVEAGRWPVRDARSLA; encoded by the coding sequence ATGCCCCATGCCGTCGCCAAAGATAGCGCCAAGGATAGCGTTCATCTTCACTATGAAGAGGCCGGAAGCGGGACGCCGATCATCTTCCTGCACGAGTTCGCGGCCGACCATACCAACTGGGAGCCGCAGATGCGTTACTTCTCGCGCGGCCATCGCTGCATCACCTATTCGGCGCGCGGCTATACGCCATCCGACGTGCCGCCTGACGCCGCCGTCTACACCTACAAGCATTTCTATACCGACGCGCTCGCCGTGCTCGATCACCTCGGCATCGTCAAGGCGCATTTCGTCGGCCTGTCGATGGGCTCCTATTCCTCGCTGCAGGTCGGCCTCAATGCGCCCGAGCGTGCGCTGTCGATGACGCTCGCCGCCGTCGGCTCCGGCTCGGAGCTGGAAAATCTCGACGCCTTTCGCGCGCAATGCCGGGCCAACGCCGAGCAGTATGAGGCGATCGGTTCGGTGGAAGTCGCCAAGGTGACGCGCGAGGCGCCGAGCAGGATTCCGTTTCTGCTGAAGGACCCGCGTGGCCATGCCGATTTCTACGCCGCACTGGCGCGGCACGACGCCAAAGGCTCGGCCAACACGATGCGCAGCTTTCAAGGCCGGCGTCCCTCGATCTACACCATGACGGATGCGATCCGGCGCGTGCCGACGCCGGCGCTGATCCTGTGCGGCGACGAGGACGACAGTTGCGTTGGGCCAAGCCTGTTTCTGAAGAAGCACCTGCCGGCGGCGGGGCTCTCGTTCTTTCCGAAATCGGGCCACGTGCTCAATCTGGAGGAGCCGGCGCTGTTCAACGAGATGGTGGAGCGGTTCATCGCGCTGGTCGAAGCCGGGAGATGGCCGGTGCGGGATGCGAGGTCGCTAGCCTGA
- a CDS encoding TIGR02594 family protein: MRQLFALRRSFRFIALALCSVSIVAFVSPASARPHHGAGRHARAYHAGHHAKHHYAYRHYRHAARMSRRDRSAPQMQAGGFADINPSYNAQMAPGGFGVANAGAEARNVRIGRRSARLRQVERTSRWERGVAQMQARGLANVNASVATDASVGTNSTVTPAGGAMASSFSSSNVVAEARRYLGGNPTGRGSLWCARFANMVLQHSGYRGTGSDMASSFAKYGQRVSGPQVGAIAVMSRGRRGGHVGIITGVDAKGNPIMISGNNGNRVREAPVWRGRIYAYVMPTS; encoded by the coding sequence ATGCGTCAGTTGTTTGCGCTTCGCCGGTCGTTTCGCTTCATCGCGCTGGCACTGTGTTCGGTGTCCATCGTCGCATTTGTCTCTCCAGCTTCAGCACGGCCTCACCACGGCGCAGGGCGACACGCTCGCGCCTATCACGCCGGCCATCATGCGAAGCATCATTACGCCTATCGCCATTATCGCCATGCCGCCCGGATGTCGCGCCGGGATCGCAGCGCGCCGCAAATGCAGGCCGGCGGCTTTGCCGACATTAACCCGAGCTACAACGCCCAGATGGCGCCAGGCGGCTTCGGCGTCGCCAACGCCGGCGCGGAAGCGCGTAACGTCCGCATCGGCCGTCGTAGCGCCCGGCTCCGGCAGGTCGAGCGCACGTCGCGCTGGGAGCGCGGCGTCGCGCAAATGCAGGCGCGCGGTCTTGCCAACGTCAACGCAAGCGTAGCAACGGATGCAAGCGTCGGAACGAATTCTACCGTGACGCCGGCCGGTGGGGCGATGGCGTCCAGCTTCAGCTCATCGAATGTCGTCGCCGAAGCGCGCCGTTATCTCGGCGGCAACCCGACCGGACGCGGCAGCTTGTGGTGTGCGCGGTTCGCGAACATGGTTCTGCAGCATTCCGGCTATCGCGGCACCGGCTCGGACATGGCGAGCTCATTCGCGAAATACGGCCAGCGCGTTTCCGGTCCGCAGGTCGGCGCGATTGCGGTAATGTCGCGCGGCCGCCGCGGCGGCCATGTCGGCATCATCACCGGCGTCGATGCCAAGGGCAATCCGATCATGATCTCCGGCAATAACGGCAACCGCGTCCGCGAAGCCCCGGTCTGGCGCGGCCGGATCTACGCCTACGTCATGCCGACGAGCTGA